In the Chroococcidiopsis sp. SAG 2025 genome, one interval contains:
- a CDS encoding response regulator, whose amino-acid sequence MVLQRSPQNNPHDDSHPLVLAVNDYADNLELLTCVLETIGCESITAYHGRNAIEMAQQHQPDLILLDIMMPELDGMEVLKRLRNNPKTREIPIIAVTGMDRNREYFLSVGFDDWLRKPIEFEELEEVIRRHI is encoded by the coding sequence ATGGTTTTACAGCGTTCTCCCCAGAACAATCCGCATGACGACAGCCACCCCCTAGTGCTGGCTGTTAATGATTATGCTGATAATCTAGAACTCCTTACCTGTGTGCTAGAGACAATTGGCTGTGAATCTATTACTGCCTATCATGGTCGTAACGCTATAGAAATGGCGCAGCAGCATCAGCCAGACTTAATCCTACTAGATATCATGATGCCTGAGTTAGATGGGATGGAAGTTCTCAAGCGGCTTAGAAACAACCCAAAAACAAGAGAAATTCCCATAATTGCTGTCACAGGAATGGACAGAAACAGAGAGTACTTTCTGTCAGTAGGTTTTGATGACTGGCTCAGAAAACCAATTGAGTTTGAAGAGTTAGAGGAAGTGATACGTCGTCACA
- a CDS encoding primase-like DNA-binding domain-containing protein — translation MTDLHANVQQSDTNPYNVEPEQITEAPSTIIDTVYWLIENLKRPPLPENPKECQEQLNTPGGKQPCWLDSTGKVHPVSWKRYQEALPDYMELEQWFGHSKGIGTLGGWNGKHYIGHVDFDFGKGGSLYATQEEMLAAINQWKEKYPVVKSALCFKTPSGGYRFIFAFEEAAEFAPFVLDPNYKGDRCCGELLARNGGHTLLPPTVGVDGIPYEWVYFAQYPPVVKNAASVGLYPKAAKFKQDNSPKQQPDKPKPNKEAKNQTSSNAVVLEKCLSSSAQKILRGELEGNNDRSYALTQLLNEVQGWINFLERNGIEYEGDLEQIAEAAWSKFPDSENDPDKWERIATTICSDTQTSIEKTTGSDAGCWDKLRRLGLEVEGGTSNLDPADDAGNNTFEKHVFLNLFEAGEGKWATIRQAFYEDTGHGYWKHVKDDEINQILTHCSLKTYKWKCNKDECAPVYPFTKDITITSAYRFNLKALLAKDLPSNNYLRCFNNCTVDMRTGEMLPHNRNHFLTTTVDADYTPNQECPEPFRKFIAASYGEDLLELVRAVTAMLLDPTAPYGKFVHLIGNSGTGKGTLARFWAELFGEHHSSGNFANLGSAEGRHQYLTGAGLYTIPDIGGFVKGVNDFYELVDNGAMSGRALFMSNTYTKPWDCRFIVASVDHLKIENSGDGWDRRCIPLPTRGVKHVEDPALRTKLSACKEGVISWALAMDKQERDRLLLNPSSVSSRVSSIKTDARTHSDSIAAFVDSCLVPNKSRTYVDNSTLYAYYKAYCEAHGSIPKGQPQFVSHLKTILPNFRVEQRIWMLNPDGTRDKQLPRHWRWIDVISTAFNVNSYIDTDSTDVRCYRSKCKEGGLQLFEEFVQGLGDCAENPAQNENSEPLPNITVQDVQDVQGKKRPYRKIT, via the coding sequence ATGACAGACTTACACGCGAACGTCCAACAATCTGACACAAATCCTTACAATGTAGAGCCAGAGCAGATTACAGAAGCTCCAAGCACAATTATTGATACAGTTTATTGGCTGATTGAAAACCTAAAAAGACCTCCTCTTCCCGAAAATCCCAAGGAATGTCAGGAACAACTTAATACACCAGGAGGGAAACAACCCTGTTGGCTAGATTCCACTGGTAAAGTTCATCCCGTATCCTGGAAACGATACCAAGAAGCGCTACCAGATTATATGGAACTAGAACAATGGTTCGGGCATAGCAAAGGGATTGGGACGCTAGGTGGCTGGAACGGCAAGCACTACATTGGTCACGTAGATTTTGACTTTGGTAAAGGAGGTTCGCTGTACGCAACTCAAGAGGAGATGTTAGCAGCAATCAACCAGTGGAAAGAAAAATACCCCGTTGTCAAATCCGCTCTATGCTTCAAGACTCCTTCAGGTGGGTATAGATTCATATTTGCCTTTGAGGAAGCAGCAGAGTTTGCACCATTCGTACTTGACCCCAACTACAAAGGAGACAGATGCTGTGGGGAATTACTAGCTAGGAATGGCGGACACACCTTGCTCCCCCCCACAGTAGGCGTGGATGGTATTCCTTATGAATGGGTGTATTTCGCGCAATATCCGCCAGTCGTTAAGAATGCAGCATCAGTTGGATTGTACCCCAAAGCAGCTAAATTCAAGCAGGATAACTCGCCCAAGCAACAACCTGATAAACCAAAACCTAACAAGGAAGCCAAGAATCAGACATCTTCAAATGCAGTAGTGCTGGAGAAGTGTTTGAGTAGCAGCGCCCAAAAAATCCTACGAGGCGAACTAGAAGGCAATAACGACCGTAGTTATGCGCTTACTCAATTACTCAACGAAGTACAGGGCTGGATTAACTTTCTGGAGAGAAACGGAATTGAATACGAAGGGGATTTAGAGCAGATTGCTGAAGCCGCATGGAGTAAATTCCCTGATTCCGAAAACGACCCTGACAAGTGGGAAAGAATAGCAACCACAATTTGTAGTGATACACAAACTTCTATTGAGAAAACTACTGGTTCTGATGCTGGTTGTTGGGACAAACTTCGTAGACTTGGGCTTGAAGTAGAAGGAGGTACGAGTAATTTAGACCCAGCCGATGATGCGGGTAATAATACTTTTGAAAAGCATGTATTTCTGAATCTGTTTGAGGCAGGTGAAGGAAAATGGGCAACAATCCGACAAGCATTCTACGAAGATACAGGTCACGGATACTGGAAGCATGTGAAGGATGATGAGATTAACCAAATCCTCACTCACTGTTCCTTAAAAACCTACAAGTGGAAGTGCAATAAAGACGAGTGCGCTCCAGTATATCCATTCACTAAAGACATCACAATTACTTCGGCGTATAGGTTCAACTTAAAGGCTTTACTAGCTAAAGACCTACCAAGTAATAACTACTTGCGCTGCTTCAACAATTGCACTGTAGACATGCGAACTGGTGAAATGCTTCCCCATAACCGCAATCACTTCTTAACCACCACTGTTGATGCTGATTACACGCCCAATCAAGAGTGTCCAGAACCTTTCAGGAAATTTATCGCTGCGTCATATGGCGAAGATTTACTCGAATTGGTTAGAGCCGTTACCGCAATGCTGCTTGACCCAACTGCACCATATGGTAAGTTCGTTCACCTGATAGGCAATAGCGGCACGGGAAAAGGAACTCTAGCTAGATTCTGGGCAGAGCTATTTGGAGAACACCACAGTAGCGGTAACTTTGCTAATCTTGGCTCGGCAGAAGGCAGGCATCAATATTTAACTGGAGCCGGACTATACACAATCCCCGACATCGGTGGATTCGTCAAAGGAGTCAACGATTTTTACGAGTTAGTTGATAACGGAGCTATGAGTGGTAGAGCGCTATTCATGTCCAACACTTACACTAAACCTTGGGATTGTAGATTCATAGTTGCCAGCGTTGACCACCTGAAGATTGAAAATTCAGGCGATGGTTGGGATAGAAGATGTATACCGCTACCCACCAGGGGTGTGAAGCATGTTGAAGACCCTGCACTAAGAACAAAGCTTTCTGCTTGTAAGGAAGGTGTAATATCCTGGGCTTTGGCTATGGACAAACAGGAACGCGACCGTTTATTGCTCAACCCTAGCTCTGTCAGCAGCAGAGTTTCTAGCATTAAAACCGACGCTAGGACACACTCTGACTCTATCGCTGCTTTTGTGGATTCCTGCCTGGTTCCAAACAAGAGTCGTACATACGTGGACAATTCAACGCTCTACGCCTACTACAAGGCTTATTGTGAGGCTCATGGCAGTATTCCAAAGGGTCAGCCACAGTTTGTATCGCACTTAAAAACTATCCTGCCTAACTTTAGAGTCGAACAGCGAATTTGGATGCTTAACCCAGACGGAACTAGAGATAAGCAGCTACCGAGACATTGGAGGTGGATTGATGTTATATCGACTGCTTTTAACGTAAATAGCTACATAGATACTGATTCCACAGATGTTCGCTGCTATCGCTCTAAATGTAAAGAAGGTGGTTTGCAGCTTTTTGAAGAATTTGTGCAAGGTCTAGGAGATTGTGCAGAGAACCCTGCACAAAATGAAAACTCAGAACCCTTACCAAATATAACTGTGCAAGATGTGCAAGATGTGCAAGGTAAAAAAAGACCCTATAGAAAAATAACCTAA
- a CDS encoding glycosyl hydrolase family 57 produces the protein MTATAISNLPVLAASRSGLPNICGWEAEIKSVTNHNEPVFLPTTNLRLENLTSGFACALHMHQPTIPAGSNGELISNLQYMFEHPHDGDNHNAGVFAWCYGRMGEFIPQLIAEGCNPRIMLDYSGNLLWGLQQMGREDILNNLKRITCNRQYQPYVEWLGTMWSHAVVPSTPIPDLKLHIQAWQHYFAAIFGYDALRRVKGFSPPEMHLPNHPDTLFEYIKALKECGYRWLLVQEHSVERLDGTGLHHDQKYIPNRLVARNSVGETISITALIKTQGSDTKLVAQMQPYFEAKGRGKQQIGNVTVPSLVTQIADGENGGVMMNEYPRDLFRVYHEIRDAGNNDAGIVALNGTEYLELIEAAGANPADYPVCQAANQHKIWQQVDPDNATPEAVENAIAQLKATDHLFHMDGASWTNDLSWVKGYENVLAPMNQLSAAFHAKYDPLVRQDPTVTQRPDYLEALLYNLLLETSCFRYWGQGMWTDFARELYRRGEITVR, from the coding sequence ATGACGGCAACAGCTATATCAAACTTACCTGTTTTAGCAGCATCAAGGTCGGGGTTGCCAAATATTTGCGGCTGGGAAGCGGAAATTAAGTCGGTAACGAACCACAACGAACCCGTATTTTTACCCACTACCAATTTGCGTCTAGAAAATCTGACTTCTGGATTTGCTTGCGCCCTGCACATGCACCAACCCACAATTCCCGCAGGTAGCAACGGAGAACTTATCAGCAATCTGCAATATATGTTTGAACATCCTCACGATGGGGATAATCACAACGCTGGAGTCTTTGCCTGGTGCTACGGACGCATGGGAGAGTTTATTCCGCAGTTGATTGCTGAAGGTTGCAATCCTCGAATTATGTTGGACTATTCGGGTAATCTGTTGTGGGGATTGCAGCAAATGGGGCGAGAAGATATTCTGAACAATCTCAAACGGATAACTTGCAATCGCCAATACCAACCTTATGTAGAATGGCTGGGGACGATGTGGAGTCATGCTGTTGTCCCTTCTACGCCAATTCCCGACCTCAAGCTGCACATTCAAGCTTGGCAGCATTATTTTGCCGCGATTTTTGGCTATGATGCTTTGCGGCGCGTCAAGGGTTTTTCTCCTCCCGAGATGCACTTACCCAACCACCCAGATACCCTGTTTGAATACATCAAAGCTTTGAAAGAATGCGGTTATCGCTGGTTGTTGGTACAAGAACATTCAGTAGAACGTTTGGATGGTACGGGGTTGCACCACGACCAAAAGTATATCCCTAACCGCTTGGTAGCGCGTAATTCTGTGGGTGAAACGATTAGTATTACAGCACTGATTAAAACCCAAGGCTCGGATACGAAATTAGTTGCCCAGATGCAGCCTTATTTTGAAGCTAAAGGGCGAGGGAAGCAGCAAATTGGTAACGTGACTGTACCCTCTCTCGTGACCCAAATTGCTGATGGAGAAAATGGCGGCGTGATGATGAATGAATATCCCCGCGATTTATTTCGGGTGTATCATGAAATTCGCGATGCTGGCAATAATGACGCGGGCATCGTAGCACTAAATGGCACGGAATATTTGGAATTGATTGAGGCTGCTGGCGCTAATCCCGCTGACTATCCAGTTTGTCAAGCGGCAAATCAACACAAAATTTGGCAGCAAGTCGATCCAGATAATGCTACTCCAGAAGCAGTAGAAAATGCGATCGCGCAATTAAAAGCAACTGACCACCTATTTCACATGGATGGTGCATCTTGGACGAACGATCTCAGCTGGGTAAAAGGCTACGAAAATGTTTTAGCACCGATGAATCAACTCAGTGCAGCATTTCATGCCAAGTACGATCCATTAGTAAGGCAAGATCCGACGGTAACTCAGCGTCCTGACTACCTTGAAGCCTTGTTGTATAACTTATTGTTGGAAACTAGTTGTTTCCGCTATTGGGGACAGGGAATGTGGACTGACTTTGCCCGCGAACTGTATCGACGGGGAGAAATCACAGTTCGTTAG
- a CDS encoding Tab2/Atab2 family RNA-binding protein, producing the protein MTNNKSIWQADFYRRPWRDDTGQVLWELLICDRMGNFRYEASCPQAAANASWLAEQLQLAASQLPDRIQVFRPQSLSLIATAGQKLGISVEPTRRTGALKQWLRSRIPQYSTNGAYNPLAVDKPPPVPLPENLWGDRWRFASLPAGDLEAAFKDRPLPILDMPEFLLPLNLGLASTIAVPGVIIYGDRKSMQLARWLQAAQPIALNYVPGELAGLVLEAGLADRWVVATFSDREAIGSAQIYAQRQQQSQGLHFLLVQPDDSGMTYTGFFLLREE; encoded by the coding sequence ATGACGAATAACAAATCAATTTGGCAAGCTGATTTTTATCGTCGCCCGTGGCGCGATGATACCGGACAGGTATTGTGGGAATTGTTAATCTGCGATCGCATGGGGAATTTTCGCTACGAAGCCTCATGCCCGCAAGCAGCAGCCAATGCATCGTGGTTGGCAGAACAGTTGCAATTAGCTGCATCTCAGCTACCAGATAGAATCCAAGTCTTTCGCCCGCAATCTCTCAGTTTAATCGCCACCGCAGGGCAAAAACTAGGTATTTCTGTAGAACCAACACGACGCACTGGGGCATTGAAACAGTGGTTGCGATCGCGCATACCTCAGTATTCCACCAATGGAGCCTACAACCCCCTTGCTGTAGACAAACCACCTCCCGTCCCCCTACCAGAAAATTTGTGGGGCGATCGCTGGCGTTTTGCTAGTCTACCAGCAGGAGATCTCGAAGCTGCATTTAAAGACCGTCCGCTGCCGATCTTAGACATGCCAGAATTTCTACTCCCCCTAAATTTAGGCTTAGCATCGACAATTGCCGTTCCAGGGGTAATTATCTATGGTGACAGGAAATCCATGCAGTTAGCCCGTTGGTTGCAAGCAGCACAGCCGATTGCCCTCAACTACGTTCCAGGCGAATTAGCGGGATTAGTTTTAGAAGCTGGGTTAGCAGATCGGTGGGTTGTAGCGACTTTTTCCGATCGTGAGGCGATCGGATCTGCTCAAATTTACGCACAGCGCCAGCAACAGAGTCAAGGTTTGCATTTTTTGTTAGTCCAACCCGATGATTCGGGCATGACTTATACTGGTTTCTTTTTGCTGAGGGAAGAGTAG
- a CDS encoding tyrosine-type recombinase/integrase: MAKRRRRADNGSITVENFNLRARLRWNYEGRQYCLALGMDYTKQAVAVGEAIGARIKLDILANDFDYTLSRYKALLPHSKPVEPQKVVEDSNTLADVFERFIAFKSKQLYHRSINQYQTLLKHLIKSGLGNVRITKLDAPTANKLVDYLSRNITPITLRARIGKLSACLSWAGVDDSKNPFKKFDIKTKLRKPPLPFTKQEIQAILDVFDARYPHYYDYVYFRFCVGARTGEINALTWNDIDWENNTITISKSLSAKREIKSTKTGCDRTIVLTDDVLSLLKAMWKRGKFAPTDFIFTTPARLAIIDHKFARDYWRPALEIAKIPYRRPYNSRHSFVSHALSIGIPPTDVSAVTGHHPVTMLQFYYGHVTSIKLPNLD, from the coding sequence ATGGCAAAACGTAGACGTAGAGCGGATAACGGCAGTATTACGGTTGAGAATTTCAACTTGAGGGCTAGGCTGCGGTGGAATTATGAAGGACGGCAGTATTGTCTTGCCTTGGGTATGGACTACACCAAGCAAGCTGTAGCAGTAGGAGAAGCCATAGGAGCCAGGATAAAGCTGGACATTTTAGCTAATGACTTCGATTACACGCTCAGCAGATACAAAGCATTACTGCCCCACAGCAAGCCCGTAGAGCCACAGAAAGTAGTTGAAGATAGTAATACTCTAGCTGATGTGTTCGAGCGGTTTATAGCCTTCAAATCTAAGCAACTCTATCACCGCAGCATCAACCAATATCAAACGTTACTCAAACATCTCATTAAGTCAGGGTTAGGCAATGTCCGCATTACTAAACTCGACGCTCCTACAGCCAACAAATTAGTAGATTACCTATCTCGAAACATTACACCAATAACTCTCAGAGCCAGAATTGGTAAGTTAAGTGCTTGTTTGAGTTGGGCTGGAGTTGACGACAGTAAGAACCCATTCAAGAAATTTGACATTAAGACCAAGTTAAGAAAGCCACCATTGCCGTTCACGAAGCAAGAGATTCAAGCGATTCTTGACGTGTTTGACGCTAGATATCCGCACTACTACGACTACGTTTATTTCAGATTTTGTGTTGGAGCAAGGACGGGAGAAATCAATGCTCTAACTTGGAACGACATTGACTGGGAAAATAACACCATTACCATCAGTAAATCGCTATCAGCCAAGAGAGAAATTAAGTCCACTAAAACCGGATGTGATAGGACGATTGTATTGACAGATGACGTGCTTAGCTTACTAAAAGCAATGTGGAAACGTGGCAAGTTTGCTCCTACCGATTTCATCTTCACCACGCCAGCGAGACTAGCAATCATTGACCACAAGTTTGCTAGAGATTATTGGCGACCAGCTTTAGAGATAGCAAAGATTCCTTATCGTAGACCTTACAACAGCAGGCATTCGTTTGTAAGTCATGCTTTGAGTATTGGTATCCCTCCAACAGATGTTAGTGCCGTAACTGGACATCATCCGGTTACAATGCTCCAGTTCTACTACGGTCACGTCACGTCAATTAAACTTCCAAATTTGGACTAA